A stretch of the Mycolicibacterium celeriflavum genome encodes the following:
- the yaaA gene encoding peroxide stress protein YaaA, whose protein sequence is MIVLLPPSETKRSGGDGPPLRLESLSSPELEPLRTELLDELVKLTRDRSACRRALGLSDAQDAEVDRNAQLRSAPTLPAINRYTGVLYDALDVESLRGAAASRARARLAVGSALFGLLRADDPIPAYRLSASSKLPGRPTLAARWRPLLEPVLTRLAADELIVDLRSGSYASLGRLPDAVRVDVVAEHPDGRRTVVTHFNKAHKGRLARVLATSRAEPDDAAGVAGVARRAGMRVERRGGDLTVVVAA, encoded by the coding sequence GTGATCGTGCTTCTTCCGCCCTCGGAGACCAAGCGCTCCGGAGGTGATGGGCCACCGCTGCGCCTGGAGTCGCTCAGCTCGCCGGAGCTGGAACCGCTGCGCACCGAGTTGCTCGATGAGCTGGTGAAGCTGACGCGAGACCGGTCGGCGTGCCGCCGTGCACTCGGCCTGTCAGACGCGCAGGACGCCGAGGTCGACCGCAACGCGCAGCTGCGCAGCGCACCGACGCTGCCCGCGATCAACCGCTACACCGGTGTCCTCTACGACGCCCTTGATGTGGAATCGCTGCGGGGCGCCGCCGCGAGCCGTGCCCGGGCCCGACTGGCCGTCGGTTCGGCGCTGTTCGGACTGCTACGCGCCGACGATCCGATACCGGCGTACCGGCTTTCGGCCAGCTCGAAGCTGCCGGGGCGGCCGACGTTGGCCGCGCGGTGGCGTCCGCTGCTGGAGCCCGTGCTCACCCGGCTGGCCGCCGACGAGCTGATCGTCGACCTGCGGTCCGGCTCCTACGCGTCGCTTGGTCGGCTGCCCGACGCGGTCCGCGTCGACGTGGTCGCCGAGCACCCAGACGGTAGACGTACCGTCGTCACCCACTTCAACAAGGCGCACAAGGGGCGACTCGCGCGCGTCCTGGCCACCAGCCGAGCCGAACCCGACGATGCGGCCGGGGTTGCCGGCGTCGCGCGGCGCGCCGGGATGCGGGTGGAGCGACGCGGCGGCGATCTGACCGTCGTGGTTGCGGCCTGA